A part of Camelus ferus isolate YT-003-E chromosome 6, BCGSAC_Cfer_1.0, whole genome shotgun sequence genomic DNA contains:
- the DEGS2 gene encoding sphingolipid delta(4)-desaturase/C4-monooxygenase DES2, which translates to MGNSAGRSDFEWVYTDQPHTQRRKEMLAKYPAIKALMRPDPHLKWTVLGLVLAQLLACWLVRGLAWRWLFFWAYTFGGCVNHSLTLAIHDISHNTAFGTGRAAHNRWLAIFANLPIGLPYAASFKKYHVDHHRYLGGDGLDVDVPTRLEGWLFCTPARKLLWLLLQPFFYSLRPLCVHPKAMTRMEVLNALVQLAANATIFSLWGLKSMVYLLASSILGLGLHPISGHFVAEHYMFLKGHETYSYYGPLNWITFNVGYHMEHHDFPSIPGCNLPLVRKIAPEYYDHLPQHHSWVKVLWDFVFEDSLGPFARVKRVYKLAEDPL; encoded by the exons CCAAGTACCCGGCCATCAAGGCCCTGATGCGACCAGACCCTCATCTCAAGTGGACGGtgctggggctggtgctggcgCAGCTGCTGGCCTGCTGGCTGGTGCGGGGGCTGGCGTGGCGCTGGCTGTTCTTCTGGGCCTACACCTTTGGGGGCTGCGTGAACCACTCGCTGACGCTGGCCATCCACGACATCTCGCACAACACGGCCTTTGGCACGGGCCGCGCCGCCCACAACCGCTGGCTCGCCATCTTTGCCAACCTGCCCATAGGCTTGCCCTACGCTGCCTCCTTCAAGAAGTACCACGTGGACCACCACCGCTACCTGGGCGGCGACGGGCTGGACGTGGACGTGCCCACGCGCCTGGAGGGCTGGCTCTTCTGCACGCCGGCCCGCAagctgctctggctgctgctgcaGCCCTTCTTCTACTCGCTGCGGCCGCTCTGCGTGCACCCCAAGGCCATGACCCGCATGGAGGTGCTCAATGCCCTGGTGCAGCTGGCGGCCAACGCCACAATCTTCTCCCTCTGGGGGCTCAAGTCCATGGTCTACCTGCTGGCCAGCTCCATACTGGGCCTGGGCCTGCACCCCATCTCTGGCCACTTCGTGGCCGAGCACTACATGTTCCTCAAGGGCCACGAGACCTACTCCTACTACGGGCCCCTCAACTGGATCACCTTCAATGTGGGCTACCACATGGAGCACCACGACTTCCCCAGCATCCCGGGCTGCAACCTGCCCCTG GTGCGGAAGATCGCGCCCGAGTACTACGACCACCTGCCCCAGCACCACTCGTGGGTGAAGGTGCTCTGGGATTTTGTGTTTGAGGACTCCCTGGGGCCCTTCGCCCGGGTGAAGAGGGTGTACAAGCTGGCAGAAGACCCCCTGTGA